From Mycosarcoma maydis chromosome 16, whole genome shotgun sequence, a single genomic window includes:
- a CDS encoding capsule-associated protein-like protein translates to MQYLARMSRYTDGTRTPTDSEKKSFSSTLSTSSYPPSPSYVAGDPAWARPLGGGQSLRQRVFDLFGSNPSTSNWRGYTRAATTPSGDFNAYKNPLYRSTAATKLQDLLRDPAHKRIFKLICLILIIGIPCALFASTPSSASNAVAEAKPATEVAEYAGQTVSYQDGQCPRILDGGADAIECHVRLAQRKFDSMVSRQSQTYEQAVERFVQQYNRQPPPGFEDWFAYAKQNDVVIIDDYGQLEKDLAPLRKIPGHVLRARVKNARKTNMWLLHQWDFADGNVSTSAPANWENVKVYREIMSPFLHKLPKFSVLHSWDDSHRVCGTKHGAEDVNDTNVVQVQTTGIPDTREYLTTGCPRNTETSSSVTSDRPSVDICTHSYDWLTKHGVFHTHNGCFNSTVPVLSLTKVSSFQDVTTASWCYGSSGYRLFGDKKDTVPYSEKKSSLYWRGSNTGSRPEGKYAYLGHRQRLVMMGHQMKTKAAELAARVNTVDSLSFSEADSRRVNLTNMPKTFTEAQLSALSRLGNDSIDMNFVKLHGCDADPNFCQEWKATIPLAAHQPSSEAFKNKFLMDLDGNSMSCRFYRLLDSNSLVFKQTIYVEWHDDRIVPWLHYVPVSRGMEELPILIDFFANHAKGRELGEMIANASKEWAASALRKVDLSIYTYRQMLELAHIIGHD, encoded by the coding sequence ATGCAATATCTCGCCAGGATGAGCAGATACACAGACGGCACGCGCACGCCCACTGACTCGGAGAAAAAGTCGTTCTCGTCCACACTGTCGACATCGAGCTACCCTCCTTCACCTAGCTACGTCGCAGGAGATCCTGCATGGGCACGCCCTTTGGGAGGAGGCCAGTCGCTTCGTCAGCGCGTGTTTGACCTCTTCGGATCGAACCCTTCGACGAGCAACTGGCGAGGATATACTCGCGCCGCTACCACGCCATCTGGTGACTTCAATGCATACAAGAATCCACTCTACCGCTCAACTGCCGCTACCAAGTTGCAAGATTTGTTGCGTGATCCTGCTCACAAGAGGATCTTCAAGTTGATTTGCTTGATCCTGATCATCGGGATTCCGTGTGCTCTGTTCGCATCGACGCCTTCTTCCGCATCGAATGCCGTCGCGGAGGCCAAACCTGCTACAGAGGTAGCAGAGTATGCCGGACAGACTGTTTCCTATCAGGATGGCCAGTGTCCTCGCATCCtcgatggcggtgctgATGCAATCGAATGTCACGTTCGATTGGCGCAGCGCAAGTTTGACTCGATGGTCTCGAGACAATCCCAGACCTACGAGCAGGCAGTAGAACGTTTTGTACAGCAGTACAACCGACAGCCACCTCCTGGTTTCGAAGATTGGTTCGCGTATGCAAAGCAAAATGACGTAgtcatcatcgacgattacggccagctcgagaaggACCTCGCTCCGCTGCGCAAGATTCCAGGTCACGTTCTGCGTGCTCGTGTAAAGAACGCACGCAAGACCAACATGTGGCTTCTGCACCAGTGGGACTTTGCCGATGGTAACGtctccacctcggcacCTGCCAACTGGGAGAACGTGAAGGTCTACCGCGAGATCATGTCGCCTTTCCTACACAAGCTTCCCAAGTTCAGCGTGCTGCACAGCTGGGACGACTCGCACCGCGTGTGCGGAACCAAACACGGTGCTGAAGATGTCAATGACACAAACGTGGTCCAAGTCCAAACCACCGGTATTCCAGATACCAGAGAGTACTTGACCACCGGCTGTCCACGCAATACGGAAACTAGCTCGTCTGTGACAAGCGATCGCCCCTCGGTCGACATCTGCACCCACTCGTACGATTGGTTGACCAAGCACGGCGTCTTTCACACGCACAACGGCTGCTTCAACTCGACGGTTCCTGTGCTCTCGTTGACAAAGGTATCGAGCTTCCAGGACGTCACCACCGCCTCGTGGTGCTACGGCTCGAGTGGATACCGTCTTTTTGgcgacaagaaggacaCGGTGCCCTACTCGGAAAAGAAATCGAGCCTTTACTGGCGCGGCAGCAACACTGGCTCGAGGCCCGAGGGCAAGTACGCATACCTTGGACACCGTCAGCGCTTAGTCATGATGGGCCATCAGATGAAGACCAAGGCGGCCGAACTCGCCGCTCGCGTTAATACTGTCGACTCGCTTAGCTTCAGCGAAGCCGACTCGAGACGCGTGAATTTGACCAACATGCCCAAGACGTTCACAGAGGCGCAGCTTTCGGCGCTCTCGAGACTCGGCAATGATTCGATCGACATGAACTTTGTCAAGCTGCACGGCTGCGACGCAGACCCCAACTTCTGCCAAGAGTGGAAGGCCACGATCCCGCTCGCGGCGCATCAGCCTTCGTCCGAGGCGTTCAAGAACAAATTCTTGATGGATCTCGACGGTAACTCGATGTCGTGCCGCTTTTACCGGCTTctcgacagcaacagcctCGTGTTCAAGCAGACCATCTACGTCGAATGGCACGACGACCGCATCGTTCCGTGGCTCCACTACGTTCCCGTCTCCAGAGGCATGGAGGAGCTGCCCATCTTGATCGATTTCTTCGCCAACCATGCCAAAGGCCGCGAGCTGGGAGAAATGATTGCAAACGCATCAAAAGAATGGGCTGCATCTGCGCTCCGAAAGGTCGATCTCTCCATCTACACGTACCGCCAAATGCTTGAGCTCGCACACATCATTGGTCACGACTAG
- a CDS encoding uncharacterized protein (related to UDP-galactose transporter), with product MFGSLTPLILGISGLKSSTGIVFHQASKHAAYSPSLTVLLCESIKIVASFLLLARALHRQRSQLEPAGTSFPVSSNGYTRLQAEDFEVQDSEHDDNFVNANNTNKEASPSTLESGRNGDFTAKQTLLQHVCSQIFQIQGLRLMVPAVIYVVQNNLYLYAASELDPAFFQALWQMRILMSATLSWLVLKKRILPIQWLCILGIFAGVMLVKTATTTARAVASSASITSSGSGKTLTASFALCAAAALSSTAGVILEFIFRDRSVNLWASNVQLSCFSILPAACIVLFRDVSHLGPVLHDLHASPWPMGVVFCQSFNGMMIAILLKKAGVIINDFTSAVSIILTFALNELLFPASSKIDGIPDVLLVFAGSCVILACSTVYHRYLPKEPKPDNVPVMPSVSRADDPALHIEFDAANNSSTPFGPASPFSSPASSSIATPTPKSPMGYYYNISTNDLEKETKPVGEHVDLLELQDLRPRKIS from the coding sequence ATGTTCGGCTCACTCACACCTCTGATCCTTGGGATCAGTGGCTTGAAGTCTAGCACAGGTATCGTCTTCCACCAAGCTTCAAAACATGCAGCATACTCTCCATCGCTCACTGTTCTGCTGTGCGAAAGCATCAAGATCGTAGCCTCCTTCCTTCTCCTCGCACGTGCACTACACCGACAAAGAAGCCAGCTTGAGCCTGCAGGCACAAGCTTTCCGGTCAGCTCCAACGGCTATACTCGCTTGCAAGCCGAAGATTTCGAAGTGCAAGATTCTGAGCATGACGACAACTTCGTCAACGCCAACAACACCAACAAGGAGGCCTCCCCCTCGACGCTTGAGAGCGGACGGAACGGCGATTTCACGGCCAAACAGACGCTCTTACAGCACGTATGCTCCCAAATTTTCCAGATTCAAGGGCTTCGGTTGATGGTACCAGCTGTCATCTATGTGGTGCAGAACAACCTCTACCTGTATGCTGCCTCTGAACTCGACCCTGCTTTCTTCCAGGCTCTCTGGCAGATGCGTATCCTGATGAGTGCCACTCTTAGCTGGTTGGTGCTCAAGAAACGCATCCTTCCGATTCAGTggctctgcatcctcgGCATCTTTGCCGGTGTGATGCTCGTCAAAACTGCCACCACAACAGCGCGTGCTGTtgcaagcagcgccagcatcaCATCTTCCGGATCAGGCAAGACGCTCACTGCATCGTTCGCTCTGTGTGCAGCCGCAGCACTGAGCTCCACTGCAGGCGTGATACTAGAGTTCATCTTTCGCGATCGCAGCGTCAACCTGTGGGCATCCAACGTTCAGCTCTCGTGCTTCTCCATCCTACCAGCGGCATGCATTGTCTTGTTCCGCGATGTCTCGCACCTGGGTCCGGTGCTGCACGATCTTCATGCTAGTCCTTGGCCGATGGGAGTCGTCTTTTGCCAGTCGTTTAACGGCATGATGATTGCGATTCTGCTCAAGAAAGCCGGTGTGATTATCAATGATTTCACTTCGGCCGTCTCGATCATCCTAACTTTTGCACTCAACGAGTTGCTGTTTCCAGCATCAAGCAAGATCGACGGTATACCCGATGTTCTTCTTGTGTTTGCAGGTAGCTGCGTTATTCTCGCTTGCAGTACCGTGTACCACAGGTATCTACCGAAAGAGCCAAAACCCGACAATGTGCCCGTAATGCCAAGTGTCAGTCGCGCCGATGACCCGGCGCTCCATATCGAATTTGATGCAGCCAACAACTCTTCCACGCCATTCGGACCAGCTTCGCCATTTTCATCTCCTGCTTCGTCCTCAATAGCAACCCCAACGCCAAAGTCACCGATGGGATACTATTACAATATCAGCACCAACGACTTGGAGAAGGAGACCAAGCCGGTCGGCGAGCACGTGgatcttctcgagctgcaagatCTTCGCCCTCGAAAGATTTCTTGA
- a CDS encoding uncharacterized protein (related to capsular associated protein), with amino-acid sequence MATGMSSYVVNSKHGPSQATAPARLRINAFSPSIQQESFQDDRHKQRSFRAQDMGRPTFDLRTKSAKNMGKVGLTVVGGLAALGLFLLLSSGANRYDYTSSPSYLSSSTSAYKAANTAIDDVMAKCALTETHYIPCKVNHAEEIASQLLSRQSRTPQEAIRAYKRRYLRAPPRAFEAWVKLALEHNVTIIDDYDQIEVDLNTFRKAGLVGGKLKARILEAKSELPGHELGQLSVVDGQVVVLGPDLGPLSASTLIELLKPVQHIIPDVSILFNWYAEPRVPHASSRAPTELLRSTDLSGKDPTAVLAKACPSNHLTPKRAWNSLQPPMDYCSEDRHELRELHGFFQAPANFNPLNKLVPMLSRSKISNFADILAPNVCYGNEMYRGYPDKIPWEGKKDVLYWRGTTTGEAQTPTTWARGHRHRMLRYVKQLREAANKLTLGVEVDPFDAIYAPNKTIIPSRESVQVAGNTLPLFDYTDRSVVDAVKRLGPQKFNVAWNMFVLADEPTLASLTANQITTGTEGRNDVYKYKYLLDLDGQSMSCRFYQLLGSNSLVFKQTIWSEYHDDHLVPWIHYVPLDLRIENNELPMLLDFFISHPQGPQTAAKIASTSKQWAEATLRPIDIALYYARVLIEFAELQNAAF; translated from the coding sequence ATGGCGACAGGCATGTCCTCATACGTTGTTAACAGCAAGCACGGTCCAAGTCAAGCAACCGCACCAGCTCGTTTAAGAATCAACGCCTTCTCACCCAGCATTCAGCAGGAGTCCTTCCAGGACGATCGTCACAAGCAAAGGTCATTTCGAGCTCAAGATATGGGACGTCCGACTTTCGACTTGCGCACCAAATCTGCAAAAAACATGGGCAAAGTGGGACTGACGGTGGTGGGAGGTCTCGCGGCTCTAGGTCTTTTTCTTCTGCTCTCGAGCGGCGCCAATCGCTACGATTATACCTCTTCACCCTCCTACCTCTCGTCGTCCACTTCGGCGTACAAAGCAGCGAACACAGCTATAGACGATGTTATGGCCAAATGCGCGTTAACAGAAACTCACTACATCCCTTGTAAGGTAAATCATGCTGAAGAAATTGCTTCCCAGCTTCTCTCGCGACAGTCGCGTACGCCTCAAGAAGCAATTCGGGCGTACAAGCGTCGATACCTGCGTGCACCTCCTCGCGCTTTTGAGGCATGGGTCAAACTCGCTCTGGAACACAATGTGACTATCATCGACGACTACGATCAAATCGAAGTTGATCTCAATACGTTTCGAAAAGCTGGTCTCGTGGgtggcaagctcaaggcaCGCATCCTCGAAGCCAAATCTGAGCTGCCTGGCCacgagcttggccagcttAGCGTGGTTGATGGTCAGGTAGTCGTTCTTGGTCCGGATCTAGGCCCACTCTCTGCCTCTACtctgatcgagctgctgaaACCCGTGCAGCATATCATCCCAGATGTGTCGATCCTTTTCAACTGGTATGCTGAGCCGAGAGTGCCGCATGCCTCATCACGGGCACCTACCGAGCTGCTTCGGTCGACCGATCTGTCAGGCAAGGATCCCACAGCCGTCCTGGCCAAAGCCTGCCCTTCCAACCACTTGACACCGAAAAGAGCCTGGAACAGTCTACAGCCGCCGATGGACTATTGCTCAGAGGATCGTCACGAGCTGAGAGAGCTTCACGGCTTCTTTCAAGCTCCAGCAAACTTTAACCCGCTCAACAAGCTAGTTCCCATGCTTTCCAGATCCAAAATCTCAAACTTTGCCGACATCTTGGCTCCCAACGTCTGTTATGGCAACGAGATGTATCGAGGCTATCCCGATAAGATCCCTTGGGAGGGCAAGAAGGATGTCTTGTACTGGCGAGGCACTACTACAGGTGAAGCGCAGACTCCAACAACCTGGGCGCGAGGACACCGACACCGCATGCTCCGGTACGTCAAGCAGCTACGTGAAGCAGCCAACAAGTTGACTTTGGGCGTTGAAGTCGACCCGTTTGACGCGATTTACGCTCCCAATAAAACTATAATACCGTCGCGTGAATCGGTTCAAGTCGCTGGAAACACCTTGCCCCTATTCGACTACACCGATCGCTCCGTGGTGGATGCGGTCAAGCGACTTGGTCCCCAAAAGTTCAATGTAGCATGGAACATGTTTGTTCTGGCAGACGAGCCCACTCTGGCCTCACTAACGGCCAATCAAATCACCACTGGCACCGAAGGCCGGAATGATGTATACAAGTACAAGTacctgctcgatctggacgGCCAATCGATGTCGTGCCGATTTTatcagctgcttggctccAACTCGCTTGTCTTTAAGCAGACGATCTGGTCTGAATACCATGACGATCATCTCGTCCCCTGGATTCACTATGTGCCTTTGGATCTTCGCATCGAGAACAACGAGCTGCCAATGTTGCTCGACTTTTTCATCAGCCATCCTCAAGGTCCGCAAACGGCTGCCAAGATTGCATCGACATCGAAACAGTGGGCTGAAGCGACGCTTCGCCCGATCGATATTGCTCTTTACTATGCCAGGGTTCTGATCGAGTTTGCTGAGCTCCAGAACGCAGCCTTTTGA
- a CDS encoding acyl transferase-like protein, translating to MTSGSNQLRSARNSDEETRRPNLVSPPSYRSSREASPTFESKGIMENSSMLPPPASEPTAKTGIKLLGKIGFVPGWEGLRGIAVALVMVSHVVEKKEMLGILGVEVFFVLSGFLITGVLMSQIEKQDKAQQASTSAASQKISLRRFSFLPRFYMDRFVRLTPALALMVGIVAKIALRLGASPPAVKSDALAAFFYMHNMFPLSPQDSRLMYPGLYLNTWSLAVEEQFYIFWSLLIPFVIPLSLKKRALVMSFLIFVGFYIRHFSGWNFLGEKMYGIDYRYAYCANAWKMFIGCSARLLPIPEIFTRKWVGTISTLGFFFLTYMWGYGLTNFDFRTTGVWLELFTALLVLMIVLGSINGNPILESKLFRFPGRISYSWYLWQFPLQALHGWPVGNWGPTGLAFTVATFTTFMIEEPIRNKYHAWKTSSIKKEEDKQHARRED from the coding sequence ATGACTAGCGGCAGCAATCAACTTCGATCCGCGCGCAATTCAGACGAAGAGACCAGAAGGCCCAATCTCGTTTCACCACCCTCATATCGTTCTTCACGCGAAGCGAGCCCCACGTTTGAATCCAAGGGCATCATGGAAAACTCGAGCATGTTGCCGCCTCCGGCATCCGAGCCGACCGCCAAAACGGGTATCAAGCTGCTAGGCAAGATCGGATTTGTTCCCGGCTGGGAGGGTCTCAGAGGTATAGCCGTGGCACTGGTCATGGTTTCTCACGTGGTagagaagaaggagatGCTTGGCATTTTAGGTGTCGAAGTCTTCTTCGTGCTTTCGGGCTTCCTCATCACCGGAGTGCTCATGTCTCAAATCGAAAAGCAAGACAAAGCACAGCAGGCTTCTACTTCGGCTGCATCCCAAAAAATCTCGCTCAGGCGCTTCTCGTTCCTGCCAAGGTTCTACATGGATCGATTCGTTCGACTCACGCCTGCCCTGGCGCTCATGGTCGGCATCGTGGCCAAAATTGCGCTTCGACTTGGCGCTTCGCCACCTGCAGTGAAATCCGATGCGTTGGCGGCGTTCTTTTACATGCATAACATGTTCCCGCTTTCTCCTCAAGACTCTCGACTGATGTATCCTGGTCTCTACCTCAACACTTGGTCGCTCGCGGTCGAAGAGCAGTTTTACATTTTCTGGTCACTTCTGATTcctttcgtgattcctcTTTCACTTAAGAAGAGAGCGTTGGTCATGAGCTTTCTCATCTTTGTGGGCTTCTACATTCGTCACTTTAGCGGCTGGAACTTCCTTGGCGAGAAGATGTATGGCATCGACTATCGCTATGCATACTGCGCCAATGCCTGGAAGATGTTCATCGGGtgctcagctcgtctgCTTCCTATTCCCGAGATCTTTACACGCAAGTGGGTAGGCACCATCAGCacgctcggcttcttctttctcACATACATGTGGGGCTATGGCTTGACTAACTTTGACTTCCGAACCACAGGTGTctggctcgagctgttcaCTGCTTTGCTGGTCTTGATGATCGTACTTGGAAGTATCAACGGCAACCCTATCCTGGAAAGCAAGCTGTTCCGCTTCCCCGGCAGGATTTCCTACTCTTGGTATCTGTGGCAGTTCCCTCTTCAGGCGCTTCACGGCTGGCCTGTCGGCAACTGGGGACCCACGGGACTCGCATTTACGGTAGCCACTTTCACAACCTTCATGATCGAGGAGCCTATCAGGAACAAGTATCATGCTTGGAAGACTAGCTCTATCAAGAAAGAGGAGGACAAACAACACGCTCGTCGTGAGGATTGA
- a CDS encoding uncharacterized protein (related to UDP N-acetylglucosamine transporter), with translation MLLDDAELSFRKWASLAVLVLFTTVTSIVSQRSRSVAPQERYSIAASVFLSELFKLLMGFAVAMVSCKTTSSKDSATLPLFSDKSEGQDHDDSCHRNDQLDSPTSPLSPSSATSSTSPMSTIDRVRKTWSDIYCPSAWMMGVPALIYVLQNMLQLGANSYLSPVAYQGLSQLKLLTAAIISVSLFGKRLLLRQWICLAVLLSGVIFLTQKPVTSQDIVNAAALLGQVEPGPDSPFSHLQSDLSASAPVSKVLSQAMELASRYASAQLAVGGLMVVLACICGSFAGVYIETKLKSSMSVALSVRNAQLASFALVTAGAAVVMEAIGQREWAPLKHFSTLAWITVLLRACSGYIVSATLRYADTIMKGFATSVAIITTIALESILHSQPPSFVQLLGSALVMFSTYNYVYWGAAAKS, from the coding sequence atgctgctcgacgatgcggaACTTAGTTTTCGAAAAtgggcgagcttggcggtgCTCGTCTTGTTCACCACAGTCACAAGCATCGTCTCACAACGATCACGCAGCGTAGCTCCACAGGAGAGGTATTCGATCGCAGCTTCAGTTTTTCTATCCGAGCTGTTCAAATTGCTCATGGGCTTTGCAGTAGCTATGGTGTCGTGCAAGACCACTTCGAGCAAGGACAGTGCAACGCTACCCTTGTTCTCAGACAAATCGGAAGGCCAAGATCACGACGACTCTTGCCATCGAAACGATCAACTCGACTCTCCCACCTCGCCTCTTTCACCTTCAAGTGCGACGTCCTCGACGTCCCCGATGTCGACAATAGACAGGGTGCGCAAAACGTGGAGCGACATCTACTGCCCATCGGCATGGATGATGGGAGTACCTGCACTCATCTATGTGCTTCAAAACATGCTTCAGCTGGGTGCCAACTCGTACTTGAGCCCAGTCGCATACCAGGGACTGTCACAACTCAAGCTGTTGACGGCGGCCATCATCAGTGTGTCGCTGTTTGGAAAAAGACTCTTGTTGCGTCAATGGATATGTCTGGCTGTTCTGTTGTCAGGGGTCATCTTTTTGACACAGAAGCCCGTCACTTCTCAGGATATAGTAAATGCAGCCGCACTCCTCGGTCAGGTCGAGCCGGGACCGGACTCGCCTTTCTCGCATCTTCAATCAGATCTctcagcatcagcacctGTTTCCAAGGTGCTGTCCCAGGCCATGGAGTTAGCAAGCAGGTATGCAAGCGCACAATTAGCAGTGGGAGGCTTAATGGTAGTACTCGCCTGCATCTGCGGTAGCTTCGCAGGAGTGTATAtcgagaccaagctcaAATCGAGCATGTCGGTGGCGCTGTCAGTGCGCAATGCACAACTGGCATCCTTTGCCCTGGTCACCGCGGGCGCGGCTGTAGTAATGGAAGCGATCGGTCAACGCGAGTGGGCGCCATTGAAGCACTTTTCAACATTGGCTTGGATTACAGTCCTTCTGCGAGCTTGCAGCGGCTACATAGTATCAGCAACGCTGCGATACGCCGACACCATCATGAAAGGTTTCGCTACAAGTGTGGCTATCATAACGACGATCGCCTTGGAAAGCATTTTGCATTCTCAGCCGCCGTCGTTCGTGCAGCTACTGGGCAGTGCACTGGTGATGTTTAGCACGTACAACTATGTTTACTGGGGTGCCGCCGCCAAATCATAG